A region from the Lysobacter sp. BMK333-48F3 genome encodes:
- a CDS encoding GH92 family glycosyl hydrolase, whose translation MGVRIARNASLAIAVAAALCAAQASAAVPRSFATSFETGEPVPADAADVPGSLHVDGGPDAAAALTAKPGVGFTGLRSLRYQGEGGREQRLQAFDVDLALSKDSVLSYRLFPLSDARVSGRKAAVPADDLRNTSGYVAIDLEFDDGSRLSQHAPTDAYGQPLTARGQGLARLLYPDQWNAVSSRIGEVAAGRRVRRILVVHDADHAAPFRGWLDDLRIERMPQAKGPAPRPSDYVDTRRGSNSNARFSRGNTFPAVALPHGFNFWTPTTNAGSHWIYQYQERNGDDNRPRLEALALSHEPSPWMGDRQTFHILPAIGSARPEFDRGKRALSFGHDQETARADYYRVRFDNGLVAELTPTDHAAMLRFTFPDPNAQLLFDHRDEHGDIRLNPDDGSLSGWSDSRSSLSTGATRLYFYARFDRPLRGGERLPREKGRDRVSAWYGFDLGADPSRQLTMRIATSLLGVEQAKRNLELEIGADEGFDAVRERARAAWDAKLGTVRIEGAPEHERATLYSNLYRLFLYPNSGYENTGTADRPLYRYASPFAPAAGADGDTVTGAAVVDGKVFVNNGFWDTYRTSWPAYVLLAPTQAGEMIDGFVQQYRDGGWIARWSSPGYADLMVGTSSDVAFADAWLKGVRNFDVRSFYQSAIRNASSVSPIPGAGRKGIERAIFTGYTDTTVGEGLSWSMDGYINDYAIGRLAAALAQEAPADDPYRAGYADDAAYYRNRALGYVNLFHPQLGFFVGRHRDGRWRYAASEFDPLRWGGDYTETNAWNMAFHAPQDGAGLAALYGGRVALGNKLDLFFATPGLFEVGGYGQVIHEMLEARDVRMGQYGHSNQPSHHIPYMYAAAGQPWRIQEKVRDILDRLYVGGEIGQGYPGDEDNGEMSAWWLFSAAGFYPLRMGSPEYVIGAPRFERMSIRLENGRELRINAPKVGARNRYVQSLKVNGEPWDRLTLPHELLAQGAVLDFRMGPSPSNWASAPQALPESLSADGDMPMPWRDLGRRDNATVAGIAAKQAAALFDDDSGTGLRLNLPMPSIAWSFKRPATVHLYTLTSSAKRGDAQAWALQGSNDGEQWTTLDERSGQSFAWRRQTRAFALAQPATYSRYRLRLAGESGGIELAEVELIGEASRE comes from the coding sequence GTGGGCGTTCGCATCGCGCGCAACGCGAGTCTGGCCATCGCCGTCGCGGCGGCGCTGTGCGCCGCGCAGGCGTCGGCGGCGGTACCGCGCAGCTTCGCGACCTCGTTCGAAACCGGCGAGCCGGTGCCGGCCGATGCGGCGGATGTGCCGGGCTCGCTGCACGTCGACGGCGGCCCGGACGCGGCCGCTGCGCTGACCGCCAAGCCCGGGGTCGGTTTCACCGGCCTGCGCTCGTTGCGCTACCAGGGCGAAGGCGGGCGCGAACAGCGCCTGCAGGCGTTCGACGTCGACCTGGCGCTGAGCAAGGACAGCGTGCTGTCGTATCGCCTGTTCCCGCTGTCGGATGCGCGGGTGTCGGGACGCAAGGCCGCGGTGCCGGCCGACGACCTGCGCAACACGTCCGGTTACGTCGCGATCGACCTGGAATTCGACGACGGCAGCCGGTTGTCGCAACACGCGCCGACGGACGCGTACGGCCAACCGTTGACCGCGCGCGGGCAGGGCCTGGCGCGGCTGCTGTATCCCGACCAGTGGAATGCGGTGTCCAGCCGGATCGGCGAAGTCGCGGCCGGGCGCCGCGTGCGCCGCATCCTGGTCGTGCACGACGCCGACCACGCCGCGCCGTTCCGCGGCTGGCTGGACGACCTGCGCATCGAGCGCATGCCGCAGGCCAAGGGCCCGGCGCCGCGGCCCAGCGACTATGTCGATACCCGCCGCGGCAGCAATTCCAATGCGCGCTTCTCGCGCGGCAACACCTTTCCCGCGGTCGCGCTGCCGCACGGCTTCAATTTCTGGACCCCGACCACCAACGCCGGTTCGCACTGGATCTACCAGTACCAGGAGCGCAACGGCGACGACAACCGGCCGCGCCTGGAGGCCTTGGCGCTGTCGCACGAGCCCAGCCCGTGGATGGGCGACCGCCAGACCTTCCACATCCTGCCGGCGATCGGCAGCGCCCGGCCCGAATTCGATCGCGGCAAGCGCGCGCTGAGCTTCGGCCACGACCAGGAGACCGCGCGCGCCGATTACTACCGGGTGCGCTTCGACAATGGGCTGGTCGCCGAGCTGACCCCGACCGACCACGCGGCGATGCTGCGCTTCACCTTCCCGGACCCGAACGCGCAGCTGCTGTTCGATCACCGCGACGAACACGGCGATATCCGCCTGAACCCCGACGACGGCAGCTTGAGCGGCTGGAGCGACAGCCGCAGCTCGCTGTCGACCGGCGCCACCCGGCTGTACTTCTACGCCCGCTTCGACCGGCCGCTGCGCGGCGGCGAGCGCCTGCCGCGCGAAAAGGGCCGCGACCGGGTGTCGGCCTGGTACGGCTTCGACCTCGGCGCGGATCCGTCGCGTCAGCTGACGATGCGCATCGCCACCTCGCTGCTCGGCGTGGAGCAGGCCAAGCGCAACCTGGAACTGGAAATCGGCGCCGACGAGGGCTTCGACGCGGTGCGCGAGCGCGCCCGCGCGGCCTGGGACGCCAAGCTCGGCACGGTGCGCATCGAAGGCGCGCCCGAGCACGAACGGGCCACCTTGTACTCCAACCTGTACCGCCTGTTCCTGTACCCGAACAGCGGCTACGAGAACACCGGCACCGCCGACCGGCCGCTGTACCGCTACGCCAGCCCGTTCGCGCCGGCCGCCGGCGCCGACGGCGACACCGTCACCGGCGCGGCCGTGGTCGACGGCAAGGTGTTCGTCAACAACGGCTTCTGGGACACCTACCGCACCAGCTGGCCGGCCTATGTGCTGCTGGCGCCGACCCAGGCCGGCGAGATGATCGACGGCTTCGTCCAGCAATACCGCGACGGCGGCTGGATCGCGCGCTGGTCCTCGCCGGGCTACGCCGACCTGATGGTCGGCACCAGCTCCGACGTCGCCTTCGCCGACGCCTGGCTCAAGGGCGTGCGCAATTTCGACGTGCGCTCGTTCTACCAGTCGGCGATCCGCAACGCTTCCAGCGTCAGTCCGATTCCGGGCGCGGGGCGCAAGGGCATCGAGCGGGCGATCTTCACCGGCTATACCGACACCACCGTCGGCGAAGGCCTGTCCTGGTCGATGGACGGCTACATCAACGACTACGCGATCGGCCGCCTGGCCGCGGCGCTGGCGCAGGAGGCACCGGCCGACGATCCGTACCGCGCCGGCTATGCCGACGACGCGGCCTACTACCGCAACCGCGCGCTGGGCTACGTCAATCTGTTCCATCCGCAGCTGGGCTTCTTCGTCGGCCGCCATCGCGACGGCCGCTGGCGCTACGCGGCCAGCGAGTTCGACCCGCTGCGCTGGGGCGGCGACTACACCGAGACCAACGCCTGGAACATGGCCTTCCACGCGCCGCAGGACGGCGCCGGCCTGGCCGCGCTGTACGGCGGCCGGGTCGCGCTGGGCAACAAGCTCGACCTGTTCTTCGCCACGCCCGGCCTGTTCGAGGTCGGCGGCTACGGCCAGGTGATCCACGAAATGCTCGAAGCGCGCGACGTGCGCATGGGCCAGTACGGCCACAGCAACCAGCCCTCGCACCACATTCCCTATATGTACGCCGCCGCCGGCCAGCCGTGGCGGATCCAGGAGAAGGTGCGCGACATCCTCGACCGGCTGTACGTCGGCGGCGAGATCGGCCAGGGCTATCCGGGCGACGAGGACAACGGCGAGATGTCGGCGTGGTGGTTGTTCAGCGCAGCCGGTTTCTATCCGCTGCGGATGGGCTCGCCGGAGTACGTGATCGGCGCGCCGCGCTTCGAACGCATGAGCATCCGCCTGGAAAACGGGCGCGAACTGCGCATCAACGCGCCCAAGGTCGGCGCGCGCAATCGCTACGTGCAATCGCTGAAGGTCAACGGCGAGCCCTGGGACCGGCTGACCCTGCCGCACGAATTGCTGGCGCAGGGCGCGGTGCTGGACTTCCGCATGGGCCCGTCGCCGTCGAACTGGGCCAGCGCCCCGCAGGCGCTGCCCGAATCGCTGAGCGCCGATGGCGACATGCCGATGCCGTGGCGCGACCTGGGCCGGCGCGACAACGCGACGGTGGCCGGCATCGCCGCCAAGCAGGCGGCGGCTCTGTTCGACGACGACTCCGGCACCGGCCTGCGCCTGAACCTGCCGATGCCGTCGATCGCCTGGAGCTTCAAGCGACCGGCGACCGTGCACCTGTACACGCTGACTTCGTCGGCCAAGCGCGGCGACGCCCAGGCCTGGGCCCTGCAGGGTTCCAACGACGGCGAGCAGTGGACCACGCTCGACGAGCGCAGCGGCCAGTCCTTCGCCTGGCGCCGGCAGACCCGCGCCTTCGCGCTGGCGCAGCCGGCGACTTACAGCCGTTACCGCTTGCGCCTGGCCGGCGAAAGCGGTGGGATCGAACTGGCCGAGGTGGAGTTGATCGGCGAGGCGTCGAGGGAGTGA
- a CDS encoding MFS transporter, with amino-acid sequence MLPRAWPALRRQAADSARLWRLSRRDPRLGWLLLDNLITTFGASFTLIALPFLVMRLTGRAFDLGLTAAIEALPSALLLWLGRGLLDRLDPLRVLWWCRACYVALNAALAILAGSGRIAIESVYAIALLGGLVWALAYPAGRASFGLYIRKPLLSAGNAVFAVASSLAMTLLPMLAGSLILSSDDARGLAWAFWIDAACVAASLWLLAAVRRRGPVRRSGSANNDANTNAHVEACAQAGATTAVPRSYYAYLLASTVLAFGPVQVLLPLLLVERGDARYFLVYLAQFAGIAVAAPLAARASERLPSVLGKILLCWAVAALAYALLAASATLAPTLAAFCLLAAASNYYGIQSLSWLQRNADARRMGREMTWFSAATMGAMPLATLLAGLLADRLRLAPAAAALAAAIALCLLLGVWHLQRSLRRGGYENAPGAQAPGARVR; translated from the coding sequence ATGCTCCCGCGGGCCTGGCCTGCGCTGCGCCGCCAGGCCGCCGACAGCGCGCGCCTGTGGCGGCTGAGCCGGCGCGATCCGCGCCTGGGCTGGCTGCTGCTCGACAATCTGATCACCACCTTCGGCGCCAGCTTCACCCTGATCGCCCTGCCGTTCCTGGTCATGCGCCTGACCGGCCGCGCCTTCGACCTGGGCCTGACCGCGGCGATCGAGGCGTTGCCCAGCGCGCTGCTGCTGTGGCTGGGGCGCGGCCTGCTCGACCGGCTCGACCCGCTGCGCGTGCTGTGGTGGTGCCGCGCCTGTTACGTCGCGCTCAACGCCGCCTTGGCGATCCTGGCCGGCAGTGGCCGGATCGCGATCGAAAGCGTGTACGCGATCGCCCTGCTCGGCGGCCTGGTCTGGGCCCTGGCCTACCCGGCCGGCCGCGCCAGTTTCGGCCTCTATATCCGCAAGCCGCTGCTCAGCGCCGGCAACGCGGTGTTCGCGGTCGCTTCCAGCCTGGCGATGACCTTGCTGCCGATGCTCGCCGGCAGCCTGATCCTGAGCAGCGACGACGCCCGCGGGCTGGCCTGGGCGTTCTGGATCGACGCCGCCTGCGTGGCGGCCTCGCTGTGGCTGCTGGCGGCGGTGCGCCGGCGCGGGCCGGTGCGTCGTAGCGGCAGCGCGAACAACGACGCGAACACGAACGCACACGTCGAAGCTTGCGCCCAAGCGGGCGCGACGACCGCAGTGCCGCGCAGCTACTACGCCTACCTGCTGGCCAGCACCGTGCTGGCCTTCGGCCCGGTGCAGGTGCTGCTGCCCTTGTTGCTGGTCGAGCGCGGCGACGCGCGCTATTTCCTGGTCTATCTGGCCCAGTTCGCCGGCATCGCCGTCGCCGCGCCGTTGGCGGCGCGCGCCAGCGAGCGTCTGCCGTCGGTGCTGGGCAAGATCCTGCTGTGCTGGGCGGTCGCCGCCCTCGCCTATGCGCTGCTCGCCGCCAGCGCCACGTTGGCGCCGACCCTGGCCGCGTTCTGTCTGCTAGCCGCGGCGTCGAACTATTACGGCATCCAGTCGCTGTCGTGGCTGCAGCGCAACGCCGACGCGCGGCGCATGGGCCGCGAGATGACCTGGTTCTCGGCCGCGACCATGGGCGCGATGCCGCTGGCGACCCTGCTCGCCGGCCTGCTCGCCGACCGCCTGCGCCTGGCGCCGGCGGCCGCGGCCCTGGCCGCGGCGATCGCGCTGTGCCTGCTGCTTGGGGTCTGGCACCTGCAGCGCAGCCTGCGCCGCGGCGGATACGAAAATGCCCCGGGGGCACAGGCCCCCGGGGCTCGCGTGCGATGA
- a CDS encoding glycosyltransferase family 2 protein, with protein MLSQFVLTGLVGFSTLILLCCLIFLAGWAVWRALRRPPSPTLADYPFVSILVPFYNEPPASFLRTLEAIENAEYPGRIEVLLVDDGSTNATPQALAQWLRQPREKHYRLVPLARNGGAKGLALDAALPQLAPESDVVTVIDSDTVILPCSLRRAVEALYASPRHAAACGLIVPDERHRSWLHRLQFYEHVGALAAIRYVQSKIGVVNVVAGAFSLHRTAVIRELGGWGDWLVEDISWTWRAFAHGYSIAYAPDAIAYTICPTTLQGLFRQRRRWARGRLESFRVAWRISWARTMTMLPWWLLWAQSALVPTLLLLIAGALVYRSPSLLAVAGLNWLLMAALNFVSMIQARTRLGLRPLDLALVSVCNTVIDVLLLPANLIGLLDELRGGRKTWLTR; from the coding sequence ATGCTGAGCCAGTTCGTTCTGACCGGTCTGGTCGGTTTCTCGACCCTGATCCTGTTGTGCTGCCTGATCTTCCTCGCCGGCTGGGCGGTGTGGCGCGCCTTGCGCCGGCCGCCGTCGCCGACCCTGGCCGACTATCCCTTCGTCTCGATCCTGGTGCCGTTCTACAACGAGCCGCCGGCCTCGTTCCTGCGCACGCTGGAGGCGATCGAGAACGCCGAGTACCCCGGCCGGATCGAAGTGTTGTTGGTCGACGACGGTTCGACCAACGCCACCCCGCAGGCGCTGGCGCAGTGGCTGCGGCAACCGCGCGAGAAGCATTACCGCCTGGTGCCGCTGGCGCGCAACGGCGGCGCCAAGGGCCTGGCCCTGGACGCGGCGCTGCCGCAGCTGGCGCCGGAGTCGGACGTGGTGACGGTGATCGACAGCGACACGGTGATCCTGCCGTGCTCGTTGCGGCGCGCGGTCGAAGCCTTGTACGCCTCGCCGCGCCACGCCGCCGCCTGCGGCCTGATCGTGCCCGACGAGCGCCATCGCTCCTGGCTGCACCGGCTGCAGTTCTACGAACACGTCGGCGCGCTGGCGGCGATCCGCTACGTGCAAAGCAAGATCGGCGTGGTCAACGTGGTCGCCGGCGCGTTCTCGCTGCACCGCACCGCGGTGATCCGCGAACTCGGCGGCTGGGGCGACTGGCTGGTCGAGGACATTTCCTGGACCTGGCGCGCCTTCGCCCACGGCTATTCCATCGCCTACGCGCCGGACGCGATCGCCTACACGATCTGCCCGACCACCCTGCAAGGCCTGTTCCGCCAGCGTCGGCGCTGGGCGCGCGGGCGGCTGGAGTCGTTCCGGGTCGCCTGGCGGATTTCCTGGGCGCGGACCATGACCATGCTGCCGTGGTGGCTGCTGTGGGCGCAGTCGGCGCTGGTACCGACCTTGCTGTTGCTGATCGCCGGCGCGCTGGTCTACCGCAGCCCCAGCCTGCTCGCGGTGGCCGGCCTGAACTGGTTGCTGATGGCGGCGCTGAACTTCGTCTCGATGATCCAGGCCCGCACCCGGCTCGGCTTGCGTCCGCTCGACCTGGCCCTGGTGTCGGTGTGCAACACCGTCATCGACGTGCTGTTGCTGCCGGCCAACCTGATCGGCCTGCTCGACGAACTGCGCGGCGGTCGCAAGACCTGGCTGACCCGCTGA
- a CDS encoding polysaccharide deacetylase family protein — MDWHGFLQHRPQAYLGRGAPDRRVLALTFDDGPGAATPDLLDALAELDVRASFFCVGAAMRARPALVRRLLDEGHELGNHSERHADARGIEAGRWMREEVAPAAQALAAACGSTLQAAPAPLFRPAYGEIDAAQYEALAAAGYTVVGWSVDPRDWLEPDAPGYVPCVVESVLARIHPGAIVLLHDGDDESGRARGGIVEIVRRLVPALRGQGYGLVRAGDLLAERPPTDPERASAAN; from the coding sequence ATGGACTGGCACGGATTCCTGCAGCACCGCCCGCAAGCCTATCTCGGCCGCGGCGCGCCGGACCGGCGGGTGCTGGCGCTGACGTTCGACGACGGCCCCGGCGCGGCGACCCCGGACTTGCTGGACGCATTGGCCGAACTGGACGTGCGCGCCAGCTTCTTCTGCGTCGGCGCGGCGATGCGCGCGCGGCCGGCGCTGGTGCGGCGCTTGCTCGACGAGGGGCATGAGCTGGGCAACCACTCCGAGCGCCATGCCGACGCGCGCGGCATCGAGGCCGGACGATGGATGCGCGAAGAGGTGGCGCCGGCCGCGCAGGCGCTGGCGGCCGCTTGCGGATCGACGCTGCAGGCCGCGCCCGCGCCCTTGTTCCGCCCGGCCTACGGCGAAATCGACGCCGCGCAATACGAGGCCCTGGCCGCGGCCGGCTACACCGTGGTCGGCTGGTCGGTCGACCCGCGCGACTGGCTGGAGCCGGACGCGCCCGGCTACGTACCCTGCGTGGTCGAATCGGTGCTGGCGCGTATCCACCCCGGCGCGATCGTGCTGCTGCACGACGGCGACGACGAAAGCGGCCGCGCGCGCGGCGGCATCGTCGAGATCGTGCGCCGGCTGGTGCCGGCGCTGCGCGGTCAGGGCTATGGCTTGGTCAGGGCCGGCGATTTGTTGGCCGAGCGGCCACCGACCGATCCGGAGCGGGCCAGCGCCGCGAACTGA
- the napE gene encoding periplasmic nitrate reductase, NapE protein, which translates to MKRPADTTDGGKRRERAAFLLLTGVVFPLLAVLAVAGYGFAVWIWQIFTGPPTGH; encoded by the coding sequence ATGAAGCGGCCTGCGGACACTACGGACGGCGGCAAACGGCGCGAACGCGCGGCCTTCCTGTTGCTGACCGGCGTGGTGTTTCCGCTGCTGGCGGTGCTCGCCGTTGCCGGTTACGGCTTCGCGGTGTGGATCTGGCAGATCTTCACCGGTCCGCCGACGGGGCACTGA